The following coding sequences lie in one Arachis ipaensis cultivar K30076 chromosome B05, Araip1.1, whole genome shotgun sequence genomic window:
- the LOC107642023 gene encoding protein FAR1-RELATED SEQUENCE 5-like, translating to MKFKELTAYQIRRLHFPDRSVAFSFYNLYVKMNGFSARKSRIRRNVNNDVTQQAFVCFRQGFRDSCSGNDAARRKQEPKPTTRCGCGAEMRVHIHEETGRWIVTYFQEEHNHEMLDDMLTFMLLGHRKMNSAAIDQMNMMLKVGIKTPQIYSSFVHTAGGFHNVPFLKRDMYNQIDKQRRLIGGDTMACLKYLESTAAESPGIFVRYLADDEGRLVHLFWSDNCSQLDYHLFGDVVAFDATYRKNKYMCPLVVFSGVNHHNQTIVFASALVASENEATYTWLLEQFLDAMKGKKPGCVITNGHGAMKKAIETVFASAYHHLCAWYLIRNATSNLSNPTFTSEFKKCMLFDYELSEFEEKWEKLVSSLGLHDNEWVCDLYARRKMWATAHIRGRFFGGFRTTSRCEGLHSMLGKFVHSRHNLRDFVE from the coding sequence ATGAAGTTTAAAGAGCTAACTGCATATCAGATTCGAAGGCTTCATTTTCCAGATCGATCGGTTGCCTTTTCCTTCTACAACTTGTATGTCAAAATGAATGGTTTTTCTGCACGGAAGAGTCGGATACGACGTAATGTGAACAATGACGTGACACAACAAGCATTTGTGTGCTTTAGACAGGGTTTTAGAGACTCGTGCTCTGGTAATGACGCTGCTCGACGCAAACAGGAACCAAAGCCTACAACTAGATGTGGATGTGGGGCAGAGATGCGTGTGCATATACATGAGGAGACGGGCAGATGGATTGTAACCTACTTTCAAGAGGAACACAACcatgagatgcttgatgatatgtTAACTTTTATGCTTCTTGGGCATAGGAAAATGAATTCTGCTGCAATTGATCAGATGAACATGATGCTGAAAGTTGGTATTAAAACTCCTCAGATTTATTCATCATTTGTACACACTGCAGGCGGATTTCATAATGTGCCCTTTTTGAAAAGAGATATGTATAATCAGATAGACAAGCAACGGAGGCTCATAGGCGGTGATACCATGGCTTGCCTTAAGTATTTGGAATCAACGGCAGCAGAGAGCCCAGGAATATTCGTGCGATACCTGGCAGATGATGAGGGTCGATTGGTCCACCTTTTCTGGTCAGACAATTGTAGCCAATTGGACTACCATTTGTTTGGGGATGTGGTTGCATTTGATGCGACTTATCGAAAGAATAAGTATATGTGCCCTTTAGTTGTGTTTTCCGGTGTCAATCATCATAACCAAACCATTGTGTTTGCATCTGCACTTGTTGCAAGTGAGAACGAGGCAACCTATACGTGGTTACTTGAACAGTTTCTAGATGCCATGAAGGGAAAGAAGCCTGGGTGTGTGATTACCAATGGGCATGGAGCAATGAAAAAGGCCATTGAGACTGTGTTTGCCAGTGCTTATCACCACCTATGTGCTTGGTACCTGATAAGGAATGCAACATCAAACCTCAGCAACCCAACATTTACGTCCGAGTTTAAGAAATGTATGCTTTTTGATTATGAGCTGTCAGAGTTTGAAGAGAAATGGGAGAAGTTGGTGTCTAGCTTGGGTCTTCATGACAATGAATGGGTTTGTGACCTTTATGCCAGGCGCAAGATGTGGGCAACCGCTCACATTAGAGGACGTTTTTTTGGAGGCTTTCGCACAACCTCTAGATGCGAGGGATTGCATTCTATGCTTGGAAAATTTGTTCATTCTAGGCATAACCTGAGAGATTTTGTTGAATAG
- the LOC107643938 gene encoding nucleobase-ascorbate transporter 6, with translation MAGGGGGGGGGGGKSDEPQPHPPKDQLPNISYCITSPPPWPEAILLGFQHFLVMLGTTVLIPTALVPQMGGGNEEKAKVIQTLLFVAGINTLLQTLFGTRLPAVIGGSYTFVPTTISIILAGRFSGEPDPIEKFKRIMRAIQGALIVASTLQIVLGFSGLWRNVARFLSPLSAVPLVSLVGFGLYELGFPGVAKCVEIGLPELVLLVFVSQYVPHVLGSGKHIFDRFAVIFTVVIVWVYAHILTVGGAYNNAAPKTQLSCRTDRAGLINAAPWIRVPYPFQWGAPSFDAGEAFAMMMAAFVALVESSGAFIAVYRYASATPLPPSILSRGIGWQGVGILLSGLFGTVNGSSVSVENAGLLALTKVGSRRVVQISAGFMIFFSILGKFGAVFASIPPPIVAALYCLFFAYVGAGGISFLQFCNLNSFRTKFILGFSVFLGLSVPQYFNEYTAINGFGPVHTGARWFNDIINVPFQSKPFVAGVVAYFLDNTLHKRDGAIRKDRGKHWWDKYRSFKGDSRSEEFYSLPFNLNKYFPSV, from the exons atggcaggaggaggaggaggaggaggaggaggaggaggaaaatcAGATGAGCCACAACCACATCCACCGAAGGATCAGTTACCAAATATCTCTTACTGCATTACTAGTCCACCTCCATGGC CTGAGGCCATACTTCTTGGTTTTCAACATTTTCTTGTGATGCTTGGAACAACTGTGCTTATTCCCACTGCTCTTGTCCCTCAAATGGGAGGTGGCAAT GAGGAGAAGGCAAAAGTGATCCAAACATTACTATTTGTAGCTGGTATTAACACATTGTTGCAAACACTGTTTGGAACTCGACTACCTGCAGTCATAGGAGGATCTTATACCTTTGTTCCGACCACAATCTCGATTATTCTTGCCGGTCGATTCAGTGGTGAACCAGATCCCATAGAG AAATTCAAGAGAATAATGCGGGCAATCCAGGGTGCTCTTATTGTTGCTTCAACACTGCAAATAGTACTAGGCTTTAGTGGCCTCTGGCGTAACGTTGCGAG GTTCTTAAGTCCTCTTTCGGCTGTTCCTTTGGTATCTCTGGTTGGTTTCGGCTTGTACGAGTTAGGATTTCCTGGG GTTGCTAAATGTGTTGAGATTGGACTGCCAGAACTTGTATTGCTAGTATTTGTCTCACAG TATGTGCCCCATGTGTTAGGTTCCGGGAAGCATATCTTCGACCGTTTCGCAGTCATTTTTACAGTTGTAATTGTGTGGGTATATGCTCATATACTCACCGTCGGAGGGGCCTATAACAATGCCGCACCCAAAACACAGTTGTCCTGCCGCACCGACCGTGCTGGACTTATTAATGCAGCTCCTTG GATAAGAGTTCCATATCCCTTCCAATGGGGAGCACCTTCGTTTGATGCAGGAGAAGCCTTTGCCATGATGATGGCCGCTTTCGTTGCTCTTGTAGAG TCCAGTGGAGCTTTTATTGCTGTATATAGGTATGCCAGTGCAACTCCTTTACCTCCCTCTATTCTCAGTAGGGGTATCGGTTGGCAG GGAGTTGGCATTCTGTTATCGGGATTGTTCGGAACTGTGAACGGATCCTCAGTATCTGT AGAAAATGCAGGCCTGTTGGCTTTGACCAAAGTTGGAAGCAGAAGAGTTGTGCAAATATCTGCCGGATTTATGATTTTCTTTTCAATACTTG GGAAATTTGGAGCGGTTTTCGCATCGATCCCGCCTCCCATTGTTGCTGCTCTTTACTGCTTGTTCTTTGCTTATGTCG GTGCTGGGGGTATAAGTTTCCTTCAGTTCTGCAATCTCAACAGTTTTAGGACAAAGTTCATACTAGGCTTCTCTGTGTTCCTTGGCTTGTCAGTGCCTCAGTACTTCAATGAGTACACAGCAATTAATGGTTTTGGACCAGTCCACACTGGTGCCAGATGG TTCAATGATATAATAAATGTGCCATTCCAATCAAAGCCATTTGTTGCGGGTGTTGTGGCATATTTCCTAGACAACACACTACACAAGAGAGACGGTGCTATAAGAAAAGACAGAGGAAAACATTGGTGGGACAAGTATAGGTCTTTCAAGGGTGACTCAAGAAGTGAGGAGTTTTATTCACTTCCTTTCAATCTAAACAAGTACTTCCCATCTGTTTAA
- the LOC107642025 gene encoding uncharacterized protein LOC107642025 has protein sequence MRHFNSLNYVYIPVKDACRHWYLAVVAFRERTLYHLDASMDEEGSVSRKLFVRNLGEALSQLVAIGEYSPPLAKNDAEITCFSIASANGLPVGQPREACAIWVLSWMAMAGAFQHNMLPSMDDKVDTNAETCVRPYKAHRKPDSGRPRLKLTVK, from the exons ATGAGGCACTTTAATAGCCTCAATTAT GTTTATATCCCCGTAAAGGATGCATGTAGACACTGGTATCTGGCGGTTGTGGCATTCCGAGAGCGGACCTTGTATCATTTGGATGCTAGTATGGATGAAGAGGGGAGCGTTAGTAGGAAACTATTCGTCAGAAACCTGGGGGAGGCCCTTTCCCAATTGGTTGCTATTGGGGAGTATTCACCCCCATTAGCTAAGAATGATGCAGAGATTACCTGCTTCAGCATTGCTAGCGCAAATGGCCTACCTGTGGGACAGCCAAG GGAAGCATGTGCAATCTGGGTACTCAGTTGGATGGCTATGGCTGGCGCTTTCCAACATAATATGCTACCTTCTATGGACGATAAAGTG GACACGAATGCAGAAACTTGTGTCAGACCGTACAAGGCGCATAGGAAACCTGATTCAGGGAGGCCCAGGCTAAAACTCACCGTAAAATAG